Within the Uranotaenia lowii strain MFRU-FL unplaced genomic scaffold, ASM2978415v1 HiC_scaffold_832, whole genome shotgun sequence genome, the region CATGACGATTTTGGTAAATGATGGGATGCATGTAGGTGGGTAGAGTGCGAGATGTTTATCTACCTCCATTTGGTAGCCGAGCCAGTCGGCTTCATCGTATTTCCAGCGGGGTCTGGTCGCTGATTTCGGTGTAGGGTGTTCGAGCTTGATCATGATGGGGAAGTGGTCGCTGCCGAAGGAGTCTTCGATAACCTGCCAGCTGAATTTCGGACCGAGTTCCCAGGAGGTCATAGTGATGTCGAGGGCGGATGTGTTACCAGTTGCAGGATCTATTCTGGTTGGTTGGCAGTTGTTTAGTATAGTCAGGTTTTTGGTGATGGTTAAATCTTCCAGGTAGGTACCTTTGTTAGTGGTGTGGGTACTGCCCCAGCTGGTTGAGTGGGCATTGAAATCGGCCATGATAATGTAGGGATGGGGAAGTTGGAATAGTAGGTCGTCAATTTTGCTGGTGAATTGGTGGTAGGGTAATTGAGGGGGGATGTAGAGAGATACAACGGTGAGGTCAATCGGGGTGTGCACTCTGGCGCAGACAGCGTTCAAAGTTGTATTTATATTGAgtattttgtatggggtatTGGCTTTTATGGCCAACCCAGCGCCTTGTCGGGATGATAGGTCGGATGTCGTATGCAAATTATAGCCTTTCAGTATATTTTGTGGGATATTTGAGTTTGTTAAAATGTCTTGAATGGCGAAGATAGTTGGGGAGATGTTCGAGAGCAGGATCTGAATATCTGGCAATCTTTTGACGAGTCCTCTGGTGTTCCATTGGACGGcgtaattttgatattttttatgtgttGGTTTGTTGGACTCGGTAGtattgtttgtttgattggtgGTGATGTTTTGTGAACTTGTTTGGATGTCCATTTTTATTTTAGGTATGATGTGGATGCGTAATAGTTGCTTGGTAGTTTGGTTGACTTACCGGTCTGCTGGGGAGGGGTTGATGTTGCGGTTTTACCTTGTTGAGTGGATTCCAGTGGGAGGTCTATGGTTGGAGGAGTTGGATTTTCTGGTTTGCGTTGGCGTTtctttttttgtctcttttctGCAGGTTTTCCATTTTTGGGGTCGCTTCCTGTAGGGGAGTCTTCGGAGGATGTCTTCCAGAAGCGCTTGGGGGTGTTTTGGATGCTGACTGTGGATGTGTCGCTGGTCATGCTGGCGTCACTGTCGGATGTTTCGGGAGATTTTTCTTTTTGCAGTTCCAGTTTTTTTACTTGGTTGGTgagggtggtgatttgggcagtaAGGAAGTCGACCAGCTTGCGGAGGCCGAGTATTTCCTTGTCTTTTTCTGCAATTGTTGGATTGGTGGTGGCTTGAATTAGGCGTTGTTGGAGCGATGTTGATTGTTTTTGGCGTTTTCTGTATTCCTTGACGGCTTCGTTGTGAGGGATTCCCAAGTCGGTTCGGATTCTTATTATGTCCTGTTCTTCTTTATAGGCAGGGCAGGAGCGGCTGTTGCTAGGGTGGGCGTCTTGACAGTTGACACAGTTTGGAGGTAGTTCACAGTTGGGGTGGGTTTGTTCTTCGCCACAGTTGAGGCAGGCAGTTTCATTTTTGCAGTGCTTTTTGGTGTGCCCAAGTTTTCCGCACTGCAGGCAAATCATTGGTCGGGAGTAGTAGGGGCGGGTTTGAGCTTGTATAAATCCGAAACGTATGTGGGTGGGTACTGTGGTTCCTCGTAACGTGAGGACAAGAGTGTTGGTGGGTTGGGTTTTTCCATCTACTTTCCTGGTGAATCGATGGACGCCGATTACACCTTGGTTGGCGAGATCTTGTGTTAGTACCTCGTCAGTGGCTCCTGCGGCTTCGCGGCAGGTGACCACGCACTTGCAGGTGTTGAGCGAAGGGTGAAAATTTATTGTCACGGGAGTTGAGTCGATCAAATTTTTGACTGCTAGCAATTTGTCAACCTGTTTTTGGGATCTAACTTTTAGCAGGTAAGCCTGGCCCTGATCGCATGGATGTCCTCCTATGATTTCTCCGGCGGCGAGTTCGACAGATTTAGAGATGATGAACGGGTATGTTGGAAGTTTGGCAGGAGAATTGGGTTTGAGTAATAGAAATTGGATCGGCCCATGTTCGCCGTTTGGATCCATCCATTCTGGTATCCGTCTTCTGTTAGAGCTGGAGGGTTGAGGGGTTTGCCCCCATGGGGGGGGATTTTCCCCCATAGTAGCTAACTAGCTCTTTATGAGCGAGCTTAACTTTTCGATTTGAGGAGGTGTTAATTCTTGGAATTTTCTAAGTGGGTGTCACAACAGACTGATGTCCGTGATTGAGAAGCACTATTCGTCAGAACTAGTTCAGAGACCACGGTAGAAACACGTCTGATCGCGACGGCGATTCGGTTTGAACTGAGTTACGATTTTTAATTTGTGAACACTCGCACGAATTTAACTTTGCGACACGGAAGCATGCTTTGCTTTTGGAAACCGCGACGTCAGATGCGTATTCGGTCACTCATTCGAGAAACCAAAcgaatgttattttttcatctctcTTCCACTAACGGATGCGAAAACGGAACTGAACTGAACAAAACGCGATCTGCATTTTTGAACGAATATTCTGCTTTTTTTGTGTTGCCAACTTCGTGGGCAATTTTTTAACTAGGGTGGTCCagttagttttagttttagagTGATATTAAAACAATAGATGAACGAAAATAAAGTACTATAATCGATAAAAAACTTCTTTGATAGCAAAAgggaaaaatacacaaaatgtgCAATTGAAACaacaatgaaaatcaaaataacaattttgaaccttcatataagagaagcgacatctgatccctcttaaaatgaaatatgtggcaacatcgccgaaatattggacaaaaaaaatccccagcactgttttctggctcaatgttcaagctctaaagtgaacgctccttcaatccaacaaaacaacattgaactcgatgcccgaaggatcacgataaacggtatgaatgactttaATTTCGTTAACTAGAAACACGATTTACCAAAgcattgacaaaaattgcacctaatcataaattcatatgaccagctaaaacattatctgtttgaactataacaacaatcacaataccttccttgcttgagtttcaataagaaaggtaagggctcggatcgattggaatcgattttgacagttcttttgctcgtttgtaattttgtgtttcagatgtcacttctcttatatacaggttcactaataacaataactttctCAGAAATTCAACAACTCAAAAACTCCCAGTTGAAGCAAATTTCTCTAGATTTGTGTTCATGTTTGTCATAATCGGATTATTTTGTGTAAATAGTAATTGTTATTGTTCAATCGTAAGTAAAAATCGGTTCCAACTGCATGGTTTCTGTCAATTggaggtcgttgttcaatgaagcaagttgaaactagtcaaaaccgtcaaaaccgatccagctcggcaggaggattcgtttcggcctggtagaaatcggtcgaagtcaattgaaaagcaacaggtgatcaactgcccaagtaaccataagcactaaaatctaGCATCAACTCTGCTCTAGCGTCAGCTATAGTgcttgattctgtgcatcattttagctctgtgagccaggtttggcgaaattaactgctgcattagtgcagaaactggtataaccctataaaagcactgttatagcattggttgatgctacaaggttggcgggcaaaatgctgggaaaatgcaaatggcgttcGAATGAGGTTCgaccatgcgaaaaaaaaaattattttggatttttgttcggttcatttttcggccatgatactaaatttgtaattatttttatattcgctTATGCATATTGAGGAGATCTCTCGGATTGAATcttctacatattttttttatttttcagctgaaaatgacctggaatcgaactcatgacatatgtggctctgacatttgacattgactctgcctgtgaacctatcaggtccgcgttaaatctttgaaaaaaaagacctatttgaatcaaatttctagcaaccggtgccctgaatttgcattgattcagcatcaatcaatgctaatgtgctttggcctaatgccactgtagtgcttacatagtgcttaaaagcattaaagcaagcttgtgtgatgccaatttaatgcttagaaaatatagcatttgttattctgatttagagcaacgttgcatttcaaaagcattgtgcaaagctgatagaatgcaagttgcattttaaaagagtggtataattctaacatgatgcagcatagcactcgaagggctgttgtaatgcaaaattgcacttgatgtgctgatatagtgtaatttagcctttgaatgctggtgtaaagctataaaaatgcaaagctttagtgcttatggttacttgggtgttAATCCATTTCTTCTTGTTTAGACCAGACTTTATTGAACAGATACAAACTATTCAAAATCACAGTtggggttgattttttttaaatcattgaacttgaaaagaATGACTTTTCCTATTGAACTGACTGACTGAACTGACTGAAATAAAGTTTACCAGCAGTAATGTAGGGcctttccattttatttttatatgatgTATGAGTTCCAAGTTTCTTTGCAtaggaaataaaattattaaattaaatttaaaaccgCTCAAAATGTTGAAGTTAACCCTGTAAACACTGAAACAAAAGGTTTCATCGTTTTACTTAAAACTTACAGTACAACTGGCAACACTTTTTCAGTGACGTTTTCGTTGTTTTGGCGTCGCGCACCTGCAGAAAAGGCAGAAAAGGAAtgcagaaaggaaaaaaaaatcataaaagtgaaaaaatggaCAACTGAACAGTATCGAATCGATGTTGGAaactaattttcgtgaaaaaacgTTTCTGCAAAGTGATATCCAATTGTTGGTTTCATTCCCAATCAACATGATGTTCCCTTGATTGTGGATTAAAGTTCGTACGCCTGAAAAATTTTCTCTGGGAGTGTTAATTGGTGGAAAGAAAAGTGCATCTGCTTTATGTGGAGAGAAAAGGATAGAggagaacagaaaaaaatagctCAGGAAATGGACATCTGTCGGTTGGCATCCGACGACCACCCGGACAGtatgaagatggttgaaattgATTTCCAGGCGCTTTGTCGCATCTGTGGTGCGCTAGGGGAGAATTTGACGTCGGTTTTCGGGAAGAGGGCAGCCGATCGGTTGCGGGAACGTATCGAAAAACATCTGCTGGTGCAGATCCGGTCGGATGATTGTCTGCCGAGTAAGATTTGCGATGGCTGCCGGGAAACGCTGGATCGGTTCCATGAGCTGTTCGAAAAGTGCCACCGAACGGAGGAAAACTTCCGGAGCATGTTGGCGGCAGAAGCCGAGGGGGATGCGGTACCGGTTCCGGCCGCCAACGGAGAACCGTTACCGGATGAAGCTTTGCTGCACACTTCTCGTCCGACCACGATGGTGATGGATGTAAGTGATGCCAAACAAGCTccggaagaaaaacctaaagaAGCAGAGGAAGTCCCGAGAGCAGACGAAACGAAAAGTTGCGAAATGATCCAGAAGAATGCTGAAGAAAAACAGAGGTATGTTCTATTTGACCTCGATAATATGTACCAAGTTTTATCTTTCACCAGTTTCGATTCCAATTTttatcctgaatctgaattcggaatctgaagtCTTGATtcttaatctaaatttaaaatttaaattctaaatctgaactctgagtctgaattccgaattctgatgtttgaatctgaattctcaatctgaaatcttaatttgaagTCTGCATCtaaattcggaatctgaattatggattctgaatctgaattctgaatcctgaatctgaattcagaattcaaaatttgaatctgaatctgaagtctaaATATGAAGTCTGCATCtcaattctaaatcttaattctgattctgaatctaaatttgaagtctgaatgtgaattctgaatctgaattctgaatctgaactctgattctgaattctgaattcggaatctgaatgctgaatttgaattctgaatctgtattctgaatctgaattctgaatttgaattctgaatctgtattctgaatctgaattctgaatctgtatcctgaatctgaattctgaatccgaattctgaatctgtattctgaatctgagtctggattcggaattctgaattttagttGTAAATCctaattctggatctgaattcttaatctgaaattctgaatctgaattctgaattctgaataagaattctgaatgctgaatctgaattctaaaattctatttCTAGATCTGATTTCtgggttctgaatctgaattctgaatttgaatcatgtGTCTGAAAAATGtgtcttaattgaaattcttAAAGTCCGAAGTGTGGGTTGTTGATGCAGGTTCTGATTTCTAGAATAAAGACGGAATCTGAATTTCTAACTCGTAATCGGAAGCGAATGTTGATTTCGAATGATGATTGCGCATTCCGAATTTAAATTCTGTCTATAAATAttgaatccgaaaaaaaatttgagtttcttTGTTACCGGTAAACGAATTGTACTGCGATGGAGTGCCggaaacattaaataaaattcaggaataaATATGCAGAATTTTGTTGCCTACTCTAACGTAATCGGAACTATGCACCTGTAAGAACAGAACATCCTTGCATAACACTAATCCGGCCCATGTGTTGTGTCATTGCAGGGATGGTCCAGTTCGGCACTCCATCTGCGAAAGCGCGTACTACCCAGTAGCCGAGGATGAGATACAGATTAGCGAATACTTTATCGATGAAGAAAACATATCGCTGTTAAGTTTCGCTGAAGACGACTCTCAAGCTGAGCAGCCGCCTAGTTCCAGACAAACTTTCGAATCTTGTTTGAAACGTGTAAAAATGACCCCTCTGGGAAAGGACTCTATTGAACCCTACCGATCCGATTTGAACGGGCAGGTACGCTACGAATGTCCCGAATGTAAAAAGATAATCCTATCACCGTACGTTTTTGAGGCGCACTTGCGAGTGCACAACGGAGAGAGACCATTCAGTTGTCCCCGGTGCCAGAAGCGTTTCCGTATAGCTCGGGGTCTGAAGCGTCACATTCGACAGACACACCAGAAAGTACGCAGCCACTTTTGTGAGGTTTGTGGTAACACTTTTGCCAATAGCAAAAACCTCAAGGAACACATGTTTCTGCACACAAATGAGCGATCTTACAAATGCGATTTGTGTGAAAAGTCCTACAAACAAAAGGCAGCTTTGAATGTGCACAAACGAACCCATAAGGATAGTCCAGATTTTGTGTGCGACATTTGTGGCCGTGGTTTTATTACCCGCACAAAATTGAAACTTCACGAGTTGACGCACGTACAGGAGGCCACAATTCCATGTGATCAGTGCGATCTGATGTTCCGGTCTCATGTTCATCTGGAAAGGCACCGGAAGTTGCACACGTTGGAACCGAAGTTTGGTTGTGATGCCTGTGGGTCGTTCTTCAAAACTCGAGCCTATCTAACCAAACATGAAAAAAGAGTTCATAATATTTGTACTGttaagttgaaataaaaatgatcccTTTTTCGTTTTAAGAAGGACTTGTTTTCCTCTGTTTTTCACATCCTTTATCACTTTACTAAAAGCTTGTTCATTCATTTGTTagctattcaaattttaaatttgatcgtTGCAGTAACAAACGTGTAAGCCGATCATCGCGGTCGTCGTTCACATGCTCGTTCTGCAAAACCAACGGATCCATCAAGATGAACACATTTGCCGACAAGGAAGGTTTGGTGGACCATCTGAAGGACCAGCACGCGGATCAGATCTTCCACTGCGAACAGTGCGACAACTATTTGGATCGTAACATTCTGATTCAGCACATGACCATGCATGCGTTGAGTATGTTCACTGGTGGTGATCAATCGGTAACGGCAGCTCCGGGTGAAGAAGAATCGCCGGAACCGGAAGACGAAGACGGCCAGAAACCGCAAACGTCAGGCATGGATCTGGAGGAAGGTGAAGGTAGCCAGGAAACCGTGGAAGGTAAGTCCGGGGATGGCACGGAAGCTGCCAACAGAGAAAACGGCAACAAATCACCTCCATCGGAGGCAGTCGAACCCAAACCGGGTGAGGGTAGAAAACTTTACTGTTatatttgcgaaaaaacgctaGCCAATCGTAGTGCGTATTCTTATCATATTAACCAGGTACAccttaatattaaaaatttctcttgCACGTACTGTAATAAAAAGTTTGGAAACCAAAGGCTATTGAATAACCACGTGGCGGGAGTTCACTCCCGAGAGCGCAATTTTACATGTGACACATGCTCGAAACGATTTAAGACTAACGTTGCGCTGTACAATCATCAGCGAACGCATGACGATAGTGCTGCCGCCAAATTTTCCTGCACATTTTGCGACAAAAAGTTCCGATTCCGGAACCATCTCACTAGTCATCAGTTGGTTCACATGAACGAGCGCAATTTCCCGTGCAACCAGTGCGACAAAAAGTTCAACAATCCGGAATGTCTACAGAAGCACAAACTAACGCACGTGGAAACTCTACCCTATCAATGTCCGTTGTGCGGGTTCAGCACCAAGCAGAAACGATATCTGGTCATGCATGCCAAACGGATCCACATGGTCCGGTAAATTCCGAACGGCGGATATCATTTCATCGCGCACGTTTCGCACAACAAAGAAAACGTAAACGAGTATTCGAGATTTCATTCCGGTTTATGTTTCATATTCTACTCCCCGTTAACCCAGTCGTAGAATTCAATGTACTCTATTATACTCAATTATTCTAATAATCCCAAAATTTTACAGACTTATTCTAGTGTAGAGGATTGTAGGGAACGATTACGTACTCcatatacaaaattaaaaaaaaaaaaagaagtaagaAAACTAACAATTTACTTgtgtaaatcaatttttaataagcaCAATACAGAGAATAAGTAAAACAGCAGTATCCGATCGCGCTAGGTTTAAAGATAGAACGAGGGGAAATACAAGGCTACCGGTGTACCTGAGAAGAATTAGCGATTAGGATCACTACAGAGGAGAAAATACTCGATACAAAAGCAGCAGATCAaagttagcaaaaaaaaaaatctttatctttAACAAAATGCAAAACTATACATACACACCACAAACCATAATCTAAGAGAATGAATATGTCATTTCTAGAAAGTATGAACAACGTTGTTCTTCCGAGCAACAACAAATTGTTTACGTCATCTCGTTATTAGTTGTTAGTTGTTTCTGCAGTCATTAATGGACAGTGtagtttcatttttatttattgccaGTATTATTGTAAACATGCTACCCAATCTTACAGTAGGTTTTTCTTTTAGTTACAAACAAGTTGCCACGTcgtaatttatttcaaacaaacgaaaaaaaccCTGCTTGATATTATCGCTTCAACGTcgtatttattgaataaatcaaattgaattgcATTGATACCTTCTATGCTATATTAGCTGGAAGGAAGCATTGGAATAATAAAAACCTCCTTCGGTGTCGTTTCTTGATCCGAACTAATCCCTTGAAAACGGCAGAAATGGTGGTACCAATAGTTAGTcgcaaaataaaagtttaaatatcacaaaaaatctactaaaaaaggtaaaaaatgacATGAACTCAACATAATCCAAGCAAATCTTCGAGTATGAACACCTCTGGCATGCATGACTGCATGTAAGCGTTTGAAGGTTGATGTGACAGTCAACATATAGCTAATTTAATAGAATTATGAACCGTACTGTGTATCAGTAGCACAACATTTTACAACGGTGACCAAAAAGGCACTAAGctcgatcattttatgttagcctgatttatcctgatttttattttcaagctccCTGAATTTGGGAAAAACCAAAGATATTATATTCTATCAAGATACCCGGCTGAATAGTTTTTCGAACAAGTAGTCTGGGCCATCGACACGTTTGTTTACGGTGCTGCCACTCAGCGAAAAAGTCTTCAAGCTTCAAACTTGCATTCAAGCTTGCAGACGcataacttttcatttgatCGACGATACCGcgttaacattaaaaataaaacttcacaTGATGATACGTCATTTTTGTTTACTCAAACTCAAATTTCTCCTCACATTCTTCCGAATCAagatttgaatcaaaacaaaattcgtCGT harbors:
- the LOC129760914 gene encoding uncharacterized protein LOC129760914, whose product is MDPNGEHGPIQFLLLKPNSPAKLPTYPFIISKSVELAAGEIIGGHPCDQGQAYLLKVRSQKQVDKLLAVKNLIDSTPVTINFHPSLNTCKCVVTCREAAGATDEVLTQDLANQGVIGVHRFTRKVDGKTQPTNTLVLTLRGTTVPTHIRFGFIQAQTRPYYSRPMICLQCGKLGHTKKHCKNETACLNCGEEQTHPNCELPPNCVNCQDAHPSNSRSCPAYKEEQDIIRIRTDLGIPHNEAVKEYRKRQKQSTSLQQRLIQATTNPTIAEKDKEILGLRKLVDFLTAQITTLTNQVKKLELQKEKSPETSDSDASMTSDTSTVSIQNTPKRFWKTSSEDSPTGSDPKNGKPAEKRQKKKRQRKPENPTPPTIDLPLESTQQGKTATSTPPQQTGKSTKLPSNYYASTSYLK
- the LOC129760916 gene encoding zinc finger protein 84-like isoform X1 gives rise to the protein MWREKDRGEQKKIAQEMDICRLASDDHPDSMKMVEIDFQALCRICGALGENLTSVFGKRAADRLRERIEKHLLVQIRSDDCLPSKICDGCRETLDRFHELFEKCHRTEENFRSMLAAEAEGDAVPVPAANGEPLPDEALLHTSRPTTMVMDVSDAKQAPEEKPKEAEEVPRADETKSCEMIQKNAEEKQSNKRVSRSSRSSFTCSFCKTNGSIKMNTFADKEGLVDHLKDQHADQIFHCEQCDNYLDRNILIQHMTMHALSMFTGGDQSVTAAPGEEESPEPEDEDGQKPQTSGMDLEEGEGSQETVEGKSGDGTEAANRENGNKSPPSEAVEPKPGEGRKLYCYICEKTLANRSAYSYHINQVHLNIKNFSCTYCNKKFGNQRLLNNHVAGVHSRERNFTCDTCSKRFKTNVALYNHQRTHDDSAAAKFSCTFCDKKFRFRNHLTSHQLVHMNERNFPCNQCDKKFNNPECLQKHKLTHVETLPYQCPLCGFSTKQKRYLVMHAKRIHMVR
- the LOC129760916 gene encoding zinc finger protein 32-like isoform X2; amino-acid sequence: MWREKDRGEQKKIAQEMDICRLASDDHPDSMKMVEIDFQALCRICGALGENLTSVFGKRAADRLRERIEKHLLVQIRSDDCLPSKICDGCRETLDRFHELFEKCHRTEENFRSMLAAEAEGDAVPVPAANGEPLPDEALLHTSRPTTMVMDVSDAKQAPEEKPKEAEEVPRADETKSCEMIQKNAEEKQRDGPVRHSICESAYYPVAEDEIQISEYFIDEENISLLSFAEDDSQAEQPPSSRQTFESCLKRVKMTPLGKDSIEPYRSDLNGQVRYECPECKKIILSPYVFEAHLRVHNGERPFSCPRCQKRFRIARGLKRHIRQTHQKVRSHFCEVCGNTFANSKNLKEHMFLHTNERSYKCDLCEKSYKQKAALNVHKRTHKDSPDFVCDICGRGFITRTKLKLHELTHVQEATIPCDQCDLMFRSHVHLERHRKLHTLEPKFGCDACGSFFKTRAYLTKHEKRVHNICTVKLK